Proteins co-encoded in one Apodemus sylvaticus chromosome 6, mApoSyl1.1, whole genome shotgun sequence genomic window:
- the Cdca7l gene encoding cell division cycle-associated 7-like protein isoform X4, with protein sequence MELATRSQIPKEVADIFNAPSDDEEFVGFQDDVPMENLSESCGSLDSLELEKQQNICFHSKYFTEELRRIFKEDTDSETEDFEGFTESELNISSNPELLKSELSDSDKAYPIMSDEEEDDEEEAVPRRGRSTRRRRSRSSFGLRVAFQFPTKKLAKTPDKNSSHLLDSKTDLRREKSSRQPKEREDSASDAEDESRAESQENSDALLKRAMNIKENKAMLAQLLAELNSVPDFFPVRTPPSASKRRTPRRAFSEGQITRRVNPTRSARPPEKFALENFPFSATKLTEELYSFRRRKTISGGKCQKYRRHRISSFRSVQDITEEDLENIAVTVRDKVYDKVLGNTCHQCRQKTIDTKTVCRNQSCGGVRGQFCGPCLRNRYGEDVRTALLDPKWICPPCRGICNCSYCRRRDGRCATGILIHLAKFYGYDNVKEYLESLQKQL encoded by the exons ATCCCCAAAGAAGTAGCTGACATCTTCAATGCACCCAGTGACGATGAAGAGTTTGTGGGTTTCCAGGATGATGTTCCCATGGAAAACCTGTCAGAGAGCTGTGGTAGTTTGGACTCGCTGGAGTTGGAGAAACAG CAGAACATATGTTTCCATTCCAAATACTTCACAGAAGAACTAAGAAGAATTTTCAAAGAGGACACAGActcagaaactgaagattttgaaGGATTTACGGAGAGTGAGCTGAACATAAGCAGTAACCCAGAG CTCCTGAAGTCAGAGCTGAGTGACAGTGACAAAGCATATCCCATCATGAGTGATGAGGAGGAAGATGACGAAGAAGAGGCTGTACCTAGAAGAGGCAGGTccacaagaagaaggagaagcagaagcagtttTGGCCTTCGGGTAGCCTTTCAGTTCCCCACCAAAAAACTGGCCAAAACGCCAGATAAAAATAGCTCACACTTGCTGGACAGTAAGACGGATCTTAGAAGAGAGAAGAGCTCCAGACAGCCCAAGGAAAGGGAAGACTCTGCTTCAGATGCTGAGGATGAGTCCAGGGCTGAGAGCCAGGAAAATTCGGACGCTCTGCTGAAAAGGGCCATGAACATCAAAGAGAACAAGGCTATG CTCGCTCAGTTGTTGGCAGAATTGAATTCAGTGCCAGATTTCTTCCCTGTTCGGACACCACCTTCAGCTTCT AAGAGGAGAACACCACGACGGGCCTTCTCAGAGGGACAGATCACACGGCGTGTGAACCCAACCCGAAGCGCACGACCTCCAGAAAAGTTTGCTCTGGAAAACTTCCCCTTCTCAGCCACCAAGCTTACTGAAGAGCTTTACAGTTTCAGGAGAAGAAAGACAATCAGTGGG gGGAAATGCCAGAAGTATAGACGTCACCGGATATCTTCTTTCCGCTCAGTGCAAGACATTACTGAGGAAGACTTGGAAAACATTGCCGTAACTGTGCGTGACAAAGTCTATGATAAAGTGCTT GGTAACACGTGCCATCAGTGCCGGCAGAAGACCATCGACACCAAGACAGTCTGTCGGAACCAGAGCTGTGGCGGTGTGCGGGGACAGTTCTGTGGCCCGTGCCTGCGGAATCGCTATGGGGAGGATGTGCGGACAGCATTGTTGGATCCG AAGTGGATATGTCCGCCCTGCCGTGGGATCTGCAATTGCAGTTACTGCCGGAGGCGAGATGGCCGCTGTGCCACTGGGATTCTCATTCATCTGGCCAAGTTCTACGGTTATGATAATGTCAAGGAGTACCTGGAGAG CTTACAGAAGCAGCTGTAG
- the Cdca7l gene encoding cell division cycle-associated 7-like protein isoform X5, whose translation MELATRSQIPKEVADIFNAPSDDEEFVGFQDDVPMENLSESCGSLDSLELEKQNICFHSKYFTEELRRIFKEDTDSETEDFEGFTESELNISSNPELLKSELSDSDKAYPIMSDEEEDDEEEAVPRRGRSTRRRRSRSSFGLRVAFQFPTKKLAKTPDKNSSHLLDSKTDLRREKSSRQPKEREDSASDAEDESRAESQENSDALLKRAMNIKENKAMLAQLLAELNSVPDFFPVRTPPSASKRRTPRRAFSEGQITRRVNPTRSARPPEKFALENFPFSATKLTEELYSFRRRKTISGGKCQKYRRHRISSFRSVQDITEEDLENIAVTVRDKVYDKVLGNTCHQCRQKTIDTKTVCRNQSCGGVRGQFCGPCLRNRYGEDVRTALLDPKWICPPCRGICNCSYCRRRDGRCATGILIHLAKFYGYDNVKEYLESLQKQL comes from the exons ATCCCCAAAGAAGTAGCTGACATCTTCAATGCACCCAGTGACGATGAAGAGTTTGTGGGTTTCCAGGATGATGTTCCCATGGAAAACCTGTCAGAGAGCTGTGGTAGTTTGGACTCGCTGGAGTTGGAGAAACAG AACATATGTTTCCATTCCAAATACTTCACAGAAGAACTAAGAAGAATTTTCAAAGAGGACACAGActcagaaactgaagattttgaaGGATTTACGGAGAGTGAGCTGAACATAAGCAGTAACCCAGAG CTCCTGAAGTCAGAGCTGAGTGACAGTGACAAAGCATATCCCATCATGAGTGATGAGGAGGAAGATGACGAAGAAGAGGCTGTACCTAGAAGAGGCAGGTccacaagaagaaggagaagcagaagcagtttTGGCCTTCGGGTAGCCTTTCAGTTCCCCACCAAAAAACTGGCCAAAACGCCAGATAAAAATAGCTCACACTTGCTGGACAGTAAGACGGATCTTAGAAGAGAGAAGAGCTCCAGACAGCCCAAGGAAAGGGAAGACTCTGCTTCAGATGCTGAGGATGAGTCCAGGGCTGAGAGCCAGGAAAATTCGGACGCTCTGCTGAAAAGGGCCATGAACATCAAAGAGAACAAGGCTATG CTCGCTCAGTTGTTGGCAGAATTGAATTCAGTGCCAGATTTCTTCCCTGTTCGGACACCACCTTCAGCTTCT AAGAGGAGAACACCACGACGGGCCTTCTCAGAGGGACAGATCACACGGCGTGTGAACCCAACCCGAAGCGCACGACCTCCAGAAAAGTTTGCTCTGGAAAACTTCCCCTTCTCAGCCACCAAGCTTACTGAAGAGCTTTACAGTTTCAGGAGAAGAAAGACAATCAGTGGG gGGAAATGCCAGAAGTATAGACGTCACCGGATATCTTCTTTCCGCTCAGTGCAAGACATTACTGAGGAAGACTTGGAAAACATTGCCGTAACTGTGCGTGACAAAGTCTATGATAAAGTGCTT GGTAACACGTGCCATCAGTGCCGGCAGAAGACCATCGACACCAAGACAGTCTGTCGGAACCAGAGCTGTGGCGGTGTGCGGGGACAGTTCTGTGGCCCGTGCCTGCGGAATCGCTATGGGGAGGATGTGCGGACAGCATTGTTGGATCCG AAGTGGATATGTCCGCCCTGCCGTGGGATCTGCAATTGCAGTTACTGCCGGAGGCGAGATGGCCGCTGTGCCACTGGGATTCTCATTCATCTGGCCAAGTTCTACGGTTATGATAATGTCAAGGAGTACCTGGAGAG CTTACAGAAGCAGCTGTAG
- the Cdca7l gene encoding cell division cycle-associated 7-like protein isoform X1: MELATRSQIPKEVADIFNAPSDDEEFVGFQDDVPMENLSESCGSLDSLELEKQQNICFHSKYFTEELRRIFKEDTDSETEDFEGFTESELNISSNPELLKSELSDSDKAYPIMSDEEEDDEEEAVPRRGRSTRRRRSRSSFGLRVAFQFPTKKLAKTPDKNSSHLLDSKTDLRREKSSRQPKEREDSASDAEDESRAESQENSDALLKRAMNIKENKAMLAQLLAELNSVPDFFPVRTPPSASKRRTPRRAFSEGQITRRVNPTRSARPPEKFALENFPFSATKLTEELYSFRRRKTISGGKCQKYRRHRISSFRSVQDITEEDLENIAVTVRDKVYDKVLGNTCHQCRQKTIDTKTVCRNQSCGGVRGQFCGPCLRNRYGEDVRTALLDPKWICPPCRGICNCSYCRRRDGRCATGILIHLAKFYGYDNVKEYLERHFSVCPSVV; encoded by the exons ATCCCCAAAGAAGTAGCTGACATCTTCAATGCACCCAGTGACGATGAAGAGTTTGTGGGTTTCCAGGATGATGTTCCCATGGAAAACCTGTCAGAGAGCTGTGGTAGTTTGGACTCGCTGGAGTTGGAGAAACAG CAGAACATATGTTTCCATTCCAAATACTTCACAGAAGAACTAAGAAGAATTTTCAAAGAGGACACAGActcagaaactgaagattttgaaGGATTTACGGAGAGTGAGCTGAACATAAGCAGTAACCCAGAG CTCCTGAAGTCAGAGCTGAGTGACAGTGACAAAGCATATCCCATCATGAGTGATGAGGAGGAAGATGACGAAGAAGAGGCTGTACCTAGAAGAGGCAGGTccacaagaagaaggagaagcagaagcagtttTGGCCTTCGGGTAGCCTTTCAGTTCCCCACCAAAAAACTGGCCAAAACGCCAGATAAAAATAGCTCACACTTGCTGGACAGTAAGACGGATCTTAGAAGAGAGAAGAGCTCCAGACAGCCCAAGGAAAGGGAAGACTCTGCTTCAGATGCTGAGGATGAGTCCAGGGCTGAGAGCCAGGAAAATTCGGACGCTCTGCTGAAAAGGGCCATGAACATCAAAGAGAACAAGGCTATG CTCGCTCAGTTGTTGGCAGAATTGAATTCAGTGCCAGATTTCTTCCCTGTTCGGACACCACCTTCAGCTTCT AAGAGGAGAACACCACGACGGGCCTTCTCAGAGGGACAGATCACACGGCGTGTGAACCCAACCCGAAGCGCACGACCTCCAGAAAAGTTTGCTCTGGAAAACTTCCCCTTCTCAGCCACCAAGCTTACTGAAGAGCTTTACAGTTTCAGGAGAAGAAAGACAATCAGTGGG gGGAAATGCCAGAAGTATAGACGTCACCGGATATCTTCTTTCCGCTCAGTGCAAGACATTACTGAGGAAGACTTGGAAAACATTGCCGTAACTGTGCGTGACAAAGTCTATGATAAAGTGCTT GGTAACACGTGCCATCAGTGCCGGCAGAAGACCATCGACACCAAGACAGTCTGTCGGAACCAGAGCTGTGGCGGTGTGCGGGGACAGTTCTGTGGCCCGTGCCTGCGGAATCGCTATGGGGAGGATGTGCGGACAGCATTGTTGGATCCG AAGTGGATATGTCCGCCCTGCCGTGGGATCTGCAATTGCAGTTACTGCCGGAGGCGAGATGGCCGCTGTGCCACTGGGATTCTCATTCATCTGGCCAAGTTCTACGGTTATGATAATGTCAAGGAGTACCTGGAGAG ACACTTctccgtctgtccgtctgtcgTTTAG
- the Cdca7l gene encoding cell division cycle-associated 7-like protein isoform X2 — MELATRSQIPKEVADIFNAPSDDEEFVGFQDDVPMENLSESCGSLDSLELEKQNICFHSKYFTEELRRIFKEDTDSETEDFEGFTESELNISSNPELLKSELSDSDKAYPIMSDEEEDDEEEAVPRRGRSTRRRRSRSSFGLRVAFQFPTKKLAKTPDKNSSHLLDSKTDLRREKSSRQPKEREDSASDAEDESRAESQENSDALLKRAMNIKENKAMLAQLLAELNSVPDFFPVRTPPSASKRRTPRRAFSEGQITRRVNPTRSARPPEKFALENFPFSATKLTEELYSFRRRKTISGGKCQKYRRHRISSFRSVQDITEEDLENIAVTVRDKVYDKVLGNTCHQCRQKTIDTKTVCRNQSCGGVRGQFCGPCLRNRYGEDVRTALLDPKWICPPCRGICNCSYCRRRDGRCATGILIHLAKFYGYDNVKEYLERHFSVCPSVV, encoded by the exons ATCCCCAAAGAAGTAGCTGACATCTTCAATGCACCCAGTGACGATGAAGAGTTTGTGGGTTTCCAGGATGATGTTCCCATGGAAAACCTGTCAGAGAGCTGTGGTAGTTTGGACTCGCTGGAGTTGGAGAAACAG AACATATGTTTCCATTCCAAATACTTCACAGAAGAACTAAGAAGAATTTTCAAAGAGGACACAGActcagaaactgaagattttgaaGGATTTACGGAGAGTGAGCTGAACATAAGCAGTAACCCAGAG CTCCTGAAGTCAGAGCTGAGTGACAGTGACAAAGCATATCCCATCATGAGTGATGAGGAGGAAGATGACGAAGAAGAGGCTGTACCTAGAAGAGGCAGGTccacaagaagaaggagaagcagaagcagtttTGGCCTTCGGGTAGCCTTTCAGTTCCCCACCAAAAAACTGGCCAAAACGCCAGATAAAAATAGCTCACACTTGCTGGACAGTAAGACGGATCTTAGAAGAGAGAAGAGCTCCAGACAGCCCAAGGAAAGGGAAGACTCTGCTTCAGATGCTGAGGATGAGTCCAGGGCTGAGAGCCAGGAAAATTCGGACGCTCTGCTGAAAAGGGCCATGAACATCAAAGAGAACAAGGCTATG CTCGCTCAGTTGTTGGCAGAATTGAATTCAGTGCCAGATTTCTTCCCTGTTCGGACACCACCTTCAGCTTCT AAGAGGAGAACACCACGACGGGCCTTCTCAGAGGGACAGATCACACGGCGTGTGAACCCAACCCGAAGCGCACGACCTCCAGAAAAGTTTGCTCTGGAAAACTTCCCCTTCTCAGCCACCAAGCTTACTGAAGAGCTTTACAGTTTCAGGAGAAGAAAGACAATCAGTGGG gGGAAATGCCAGAAGTATAGACGTCACCGGATATCTTCTTTCCGCTCAGTGCAAGACATTACTGAGGAAGACTTGGAAAACATTGCCGTAACTGTGCGTGACAAAGTCTATGATAAAGTGCTT GGTAACACGTGCCATCAGTGCCGGCAGAAGACCATCGACACCAAGACAGTCTGTCGGAACCAGAGCTGTGGCGGTGTGCGGGGACAGTTCTGTGGCCCGTGCCTGCGGAATCGCTATGGGGAGGATGTGCGGACAGCATTGTTGGATCCG AAGTGGATATGTCCGCCCTGCCGTGGGATCTGCAATTGCAGTTACTGCCGGAGGCGAGATGGCCGCTGTGCCACTGGGATTCTCATTCATCTGGCCAAGTTCTACGGTTATGATAATGTCAAGGAGTACCTGGAGAG ACACTTctccgtctgtccgtctgtcgTTTAG
- the Cdca7l gene encoding cell division cycle-associated 7-like protein isoform X3: protein MELATRSQIPKEVADIFNAPSDDEEFVGFQDDVPMENLSESCGSLDSLELEKQQNICFHSKYFTEELRRIFKEDTDSETEDFEGFTESELNISSNPELLKSELSDSDKAYPIMSDEEEDDEEEAVPRRGRSTRRRRSRSSFGLRVAFQFPTKKLAKTPDKNSSHLLDSKTDLRREKSSRQPKEREDSASDAEDESRAESQENSDALLKRAMNIKENKAMLAQLLAELNSVPDFFPVRTPPSASRRTPRRAFSEGQITRRVNPTRSARPPEKFALENFPFSATKLTEELYSFRRRKTISGGKCQKYRRHRISSFRSVQDITEEDLENIAVTVRDKVYDKVLGNTCHQCRQKTIDTKTVCRNQSCGGVRGQFCGPCLRNRYGEDVRTALLDPKWICPPCRGICNCSYCRRRDGRCATGILIHLAKFYGYDNVKEYLERHFSVCPSVV from the exons ATCCCCAAAGAAGTAGCTGACATCTTCAATGCACCCAGTGACGATGAAGAGTTTGTGGGTTTCCAGGATGATGTTCCCATGGAAAACCTGTCAGAGAGCTGTGGTAGTTTGGACTCGCTGGAGTTGGAGAAACAG CAGAACATATGTTTCCATTCCAAATACTTCACAGAAGAACTAAGAAGAATTTTCAAAGAGGACACAGActcagaaactgaagattttgaaGGATTTACGGAGAGTGAGCTGAACATAAGCAGTAACCCAGAG CTCCTGAAGTCAGAGCTGAGTGACAGTGACAAAGCATATCCCATCATGAGTGATGAGGAGGAAGATGACGAAGAAGAGGCTGTACCTAGAAGAGGCAGGTccacaagaagaaggagaagcagaagcagtttTGGCCTTCGGGTAGCCTTTCAGTTCCCCACCAAAAAACTGGCCAAAACGCCAGATAAAAATAGCTCACACTTGCTGGACAGTAAGACGGATCTTAGAAGAGAGAAGAGCTCCAGACAGCCCAAGGAAAGGGAAGACTCTGCTTCAGATGCTGAGGATGAGTCCAGGGCTGAGAGCCAGGAAAATTCGGACGCTCTGCTGAAAAGGGCCATGAACATCAAAGAGAACAAGGCTATG CTCGCTCAGTTGTTGGCAGAATTGAATTCAGTGCCAGATTTCTTCCCTGTTCGGACACCACCTTCAGCTTCT AGGAGAACACCACGACGGGCCTTCTCAGAGGGACAGATCACACGGCGTGTGAACCCAACCCGAAGCGCACGACCTCCAGAAAAGTTTGCTCTGGAAAACTTCCCCTTCTCAGCCACCAAGCTTACTGAAGAGCTTTACAGTTTCAGGAGAAGAAAGACAATCAGTGGG gGGAAATGCCAGAAGTATAGACGTCACCGGATATCTTCTTTCCGCTCAGTGCAAGACATTACTGAGGAAGACTTGGAAAACATTGCCGTAACTGTGCGTGACAAAGTCTATGATAAAGTGCTT GGTAACACGTGCCATCAGTGCCGGCAGAAGACCATCGACACCAAGACAGTCTGTCGGAACCAGAGCTGTGGCGGTGTGCGGGGACAGTTCTGTGGCCCGTGCCTGCGGAATCGCTATGGGGAGGATGTGCGGACAGCATTGTTGGATCCG AAGTGGATATGTCCGCCCTGCCGTGGGATCTGCAATTGCAGTTACTGCCGGAGGCGAGATGGCCGCTGTGCCACTGGGATTCTCATTCATCTGGCCAAGTTCTACGGTTATGATAATGTCAAGGAGTACCTGGAGAG ACACTTctccgtctgtccgtctgtcgTTTAG